AAAACGCCTGCAGGAAGCCACCACGGGCCGCTTCCATCTTGGCGAACTCACCCTGGATTACGCCGGCCCCAGCATCGGCAGCATCGTATCCATGTCTGGCGACGTGGAGCCGGAGGCACTGCTCGCCGAAGCGGACGCCGCCATGTATCAGGTCAAGCGCGAGCGCAAGCAGGGACAACCGCCGCGCTGAGCGCGCGGCGGCCGGTTCACGCCGGCAGCTTCAGCGAGCGAAGCAGGTCGGACAATCCCAGCCACAGCAGCTGCATGCCGATGCAGAACGTGATGAGTGCGAACAGCCGCATCACGATCTTGGTGCCGGCGGCGCCCAGCCAGCGTTCCAGTGTTCCTGCAGAACGCATGCATACATAGATGCTCAGGCTCAGCACGGCCAGTGCCGCCACGACGCCGAGCACGTGAGCCACTTCGAGCCCTTGCTGGGGCGAGCTGGTACCCAGCGCGATCGCCACCGAGATGGAGCCCGGACCCACCATCAGGGGCAAGGTCAGCGGATAGAAGGTCTTGGCCGCGAGCGATGCATTCGGCCTGGCCGCCTGCACCTCCTGCGCCTTGACCGCCGCTTCACCGTCGTCCTCGTCGGGCTTCTGCAGCAGGTTCCAGCCGGCCACCGCGATGATCATGCCGCCTGCCACGCGCAGCACCGGAATGGAGATGCCAAAAAAGGTGAGCACGTAGGCGCCCATTACCAGCGACACCAGCAGGATCGCAAAGCTGTTGAGGGTGATGCGCCATGCAAGGTCGGTGCGCTCGGCGGCGGATGTTCGCGGCACCATGCTCAGCACGATGAAGGCCGAGCCGATGGGGTTGATCACCGGGAACAGGCCCGTGATCAA
The nucleotide sequence above comes from Dyella telluris. Encoded proteins:
- a CDS encoding MarC family protein; protein product: MFKDFIQTALLLITGLFPVINPIGSAFIVLSMVPRTSAAERTDLAWRITLNSFAILLVSLVMGAYVLTFFGISIPVLRVAGGMIIAVAGWNLLQKPDEDDGEAAVKAQEVQAARPNASLAAKTFYPLTLPLMVGPGSISVAIALGTSSPQQGLEVAHVLGVVAALAVLSLSIYVCMRSAGTLERWLGAAGTKIVMRLFALITFCIGMQLLWLGLSDLLRSLKLPA